In a single window of the Methanolobus psychrophilus R15 genome:
- the ribC gene encoding riboflavin synthase, whose translation MPIIGIVDTTFARFNMGKAAVDEIQKNVSVKIIRRTVPGVKDLPVAAKKLIEEEGCDIVMALGMPGSKPTDKVCAHEASTGIIQAQLMTNTHIIEVFVHEDEAKDAKELAFLMEQRSREHALNVVKMLFKPEQMIREAGTGQRQGFEDVGPARV comes from the coding sequence ATGCCTATCATCGGAATTGTCGATACAACATTTGCGCGCTTCAATATGGGCAAGGCTGCGGTGGATGAGATCCAGAAGAACGTTTCTGTCAAGATTATCCGCCGTACTGTTCCGGGCGTCAAGGACCTGCCCGTGGCAGCCAAGAAACTCATCGAGGAAGAAGGCTGTGACATTGTCATGGCCCTTGGCATGCCAGGTTCAAAACCAACCGATAAGGTCTGCGCACACGAAGCATCCACCGGGATAATCCAGGCGCAACTCATGACAAATACCCATATAATAGAGGTCTTTGTCCATGAGGATGAAGCAAAGGATGCAAAGGAACTGGCTTTTCTGATGGAGCAGCGTTCAAGGGAGCATGCTCTCAACGTTGTCAAAATGCTGTTCAAACCGGAACAGATGATCAGGGAAGCAGGAACAGGCCAGCGCCAGGGATTTGAGGATGTCGGGCCTGCAAGGGTTTAA
- a CDS encoding class I/II aminotransferase, with amino-acid sequence MASSRLKRVEESATIKVANMATKLRQQGVDVVSFSLGEPDFDTPKHICDAACQAMYRGETHYTPPAGIPELREAIAEKLRTENKLDVKGSDIIVTPGAKQAIFEVMLTVLDDHDEAILFDPAWVSYDSAIKFAGANTVWVPTDANDRFKPQDLEEYITDKTRLIVVNSPGNPTGAVYDRQTLKNIADLAIDHDLLVLSDEIYEKIIYDKEHVSIGSMEGMHDRTITVNGFSKAYAMTGWRLGYVCARPDIFENMLKIQSHSISNTTTFVQHGGVAALKGPQEPLAEMVDKFKARRSLLIEELYGMGIKCQVPDGAFYAFADVSEFGDGDKVAERLLMEAHVAVTAGSAFGESGRNFIRLSYATSQDRIKEGLARIEDALI; translated from the coding sequence ATGGCATCATCAAGGTTAAAACGGGTGGAAGAATCTGCAACTATAAAAGTTGCAAACATGGCTACAAAATTAAGGCAACAGGGAGTGGATGTCGTCAGTTTCAGTCTGGGTGAGCCGGATTTTGATACTCCTAAACATATATGTGATGCTGCATGCCAGGCGATGTACAGGGGTGAGACCCATTACACCCCCCCTGCCGGTATTCCTGAACTCAGGGAGGCCATCGCCGAAAAGCTCCGGACCGAGAACAAGCTTGACGTAAAAGGATCAGATATAATTGTAACTCCGGGTGCGAAGCAGGCTATCTTTGAAGTCATGCTGACAGTCCTCGACGATCATGACGAGGCAATTCTCTTTGACCCTGCATGGGTTTCCTATGATTCTGCTATTAAGTTCGCAGGTGCGAATACTGTGTGGGTTCCGACCGATGCCAATGACCGTTTCAAGCCTCAGGACTTGGAAGAATATATTACTGATAAGACCCGGCTGATAGTTGTCAACAGCCCAGGCAATCCCACAGGTGCCGTATATGACAGGCAGACCCTGAAGAATATTGCCGACCTGGCCATTGACCACGATCTCCTTGTACTTTCGGATGAAATATATGAGAAGATCATCTATGATAAGGAGCATGTGAGTATTGGCTCAATGGAAGGCATGCATGACCGGACCATTACAGTCAACGGTTTCTCCAAAGCTTATGCAATGACAGGGTGGAGGCTGGGATATGTATGTGCCAGGCCTGATATATTTGAGAACATGCTTAAGATACAGTCGCACTCTATAAGTAACACGACCACTTTTGTGCAGCATGGAGGAGTAGCGGCCCTCAAAGGTCCTCAGGAACCTCTGGCAGAAATGGTTGATAAGTTCAAGGCCAGGCGCAGCCTCCTGATCGAAGAGCTTTATGGTATGGGGATCAAATGCCAAGTGCCGGACGGAGCTTTCTATGCCTTTGCCGACGTAAGTGAGTTCGGTGACGGGGATAAAGTGGCTGAGCGCCTTCTCATGGAAGCTCATGTTGCAGTGACCGCAGGTTCCGCTTTTGGGGAAAGTGGAAGGAACTTCATAAGGCTGTCCTATGCGACTTCACAGGACCGCATAAAAGAAGGGCTTGCAAGGATCGAAGATGCACTGATCTGA
- a CDS encoding cytochrome b5, giving the protein MEEFTLEEVAKYNGKNGQKAYVVYSGKVYDVTDSDFWDSGEHMGLHEAGMDLTEDLDMESPHESDALENFKIVGVIKK; this is encoded by the coding sequence ATGGAAGAATTTACACTTGAAGAAGTTGCAAAGTATAACGGTAAAAATGGTCAGAAAGCTTACGTAGTCTACTCAGGCAAAGTATACGATGTCACAGACAGCGATTTCTGGGATAGTGGAGAACACATGGGACTTCACGAGGCAGGTATGGACCTTACAGAAGACCTTGATATGGAATCTCCTCACGAGTCCGATGCCCTGGAGAATTTCAAAATTGTGGGAGTTATTAAGAAATAA
- a CDS encoding glycerol-3-phosphate cytidylyltransferase, whose protein sequence is MVRVLATGTFDILHPGHILFLSKARELGDELYVIVARESMIRHKPKPVIPEDQRLKMVSSLKVVDKAVLGSESNMFTPVMEIRPDIIALGYDQTFNTLKLENELREHKINAKVVRISDSKTCPLCSTGKIIKKILERYGKTS, encoded by the coding sequence TTGGTAAGAGTACTTGCAACAGGAACTTTTGATATACTTCATCCGGGGCACATTCTTTTTCTTAGTAAAGCACGTGAGCTGGGAGACGAACTATACGTGATCGTTGCAAGGGAATCCATGATCAGGCACAAGCCAAAGCCCGTCATACCGGAGGACCAGAGACTGAAGATGGTAAGCTCACTCAAGGTAGTCGACAAAGCTGTGCTGGGAAGCGAAAGCAACATGTTCACGCCGGTCATGGAGATAAGACCCGATATAATCGCACTTGGATATGACCAGACATTCAACACCCTGAAGCTTGAAAATGAATTGCGTGAACACAAGATCAATGCCAAAGTCGTGCGTATCAGTGATTCAAAGACCTGCCCGCTATGCAGCACCGGAAAGATAATAAAAAAGATATTGGAACGTTACGGGAAAACATCATGA
- a CDS encoding peptide methionine sulfoxide reductase, with translation MKSREELIGEGNEVATFAAGCFWGVEATFRKVKGVKYTQVGYTGGDFVDPAYKDVCSGQTGHAEAVEVIFDPSLVSYDKLLELFWAMHDPTTSNRQGPDVGSQYRSAIFYHTEGQENAALASKINLQKSGKYQRGIVTEIVPAGRFYRAEEYHQQYIEKSGRTGGCPI, from the coding sequence ATGAAATCGAGAGAAGAATTAATCGGGGAGGGGAACGAGGTCGCAACTTTTGCGGCTGGCTGTTTCTGGGGTGTTGAAGCGACTTTCAGGAAAGTAAAAGGCGTGAAATATACGCAGGTCGGTTATACCGGAGGGGATTTTGTTGACCCAGCATACAAAGATGTATGCAGCGGTCAAACTGGCCATGCCGAAGCTGTGGAGGTCATTTTTGATCCTTCATTGGTATCCTATGACAAGCTGCTGGAGCTTTTCTGGGCAATGCATGACCCCACAACATCCAACCGGCAGGGGCCTGATGTAGGGAGCCAGTACAGGTCGGCAATATTCTATCATACAGAGGGACAGGAGAATGCAGCTCTTGCATCTAAGATCAACCTTCAGAAGTCTGGGAAGTACCAGAGAGGCATTGTAACCGAAATAGTCCCGGCGGGCAGGTTTTATCGTGCCGAGGAGTATCACCAGCAATACATAGAGAAGTCAGGGAGGACCGGAGGATGCCCAATCTGA
- a CDS encoding 6,7-dimethyl-8-ribityllumazine synthase has protein sequence MIDMTIRLGFVIAEFNRDLTYQMELLGEEHAKFLGAEVVAKILVPGVYDMPLAIKRLCERKDIDAVVTMGIVIEGATQHDEIVVQQAARKITDLSLEYNKPVTLGIAGPGMTRMEAHERVDYGKRAVEAAVKLVQRL, from the coding sequence GTGATTGATATGACCATCAGATTAGGATTTGTAATAGCTGAATTCAACAGGGACCTTACCTACCAGATGGAATTGCTTGGCGAGGAGCATGCAAAGTTCCTCGGGGCTGAGGTAGTGGCAAAGATACTGGTACCGGGTGTATATGATATGCCCCTCGCAATCAAAAGATTGTGCGAGAGGAAAGATATCGATGCAGTGGTTACCATGGGAATAGTAATTGAGGGTGCCACGCAGCACGATGAGATAGTTGTCCAGCAAGCAGCAAGGAAGATAACCGACCTTTCTCTGGAATATAACAAGCCGGTGACTCTGGGTATCGCGGGACCCGGTATGACTAGAATGGAAGCCCACGAACGTGTTGATTATGGAAAACGCGCAGTAGAAGCTGCCGTTAAGCTTGTTCAGCGTCTTTGA
- a CDS encoding phosphoserine aminotransferase / L-aspartate aminotransferase produces the protein MELEDTLLMMPGPVPVAPRVLRAMSKPMINHRSSEFAAVYDDCRDIMADVFKTRNDIFVISGSGSAGMEAAVGCTVGSQDTVVALENGKFGERFKNIAARYGKVNAVKAEWGHSFDLGEVEKKLEEGAKVLTLVHNETSTGILNPAKEIGKLTKKHDALFIMDGITSIGGDDVRIDEWGVDIAVTGSQKCIAAPPGLAMVSVSERAFEAMKGMDRMPYYLDLKAYKKSADKDSTQTPYTPAVSLFFALQESLHIVKEEGMEARIKRHITEGNAVRAAMSALGIEMFPYLTGETSYSNTVSAMKAPQGVSGDDIKKDMKARGIIIAGGQDQLSGKIFRIGNMGNVMPKDVMLTIQQLEVVLRKRGVVSELGAGLEAASEVLDTLL, from the coding sequence ATGGAACTAGAAGATACATTACTTATGATGCCCGGACCTGTTCCTGTGGCACCGCGTGTTCTGCGGGCAATGTCAAAGCCCATGATCAACCACAGAAGCTCGGAATTCGCAGCCGTGTACGACGACTGCCGCGACATTATGGCGGATGTCTTCAAAACCAGGAACGATATTTTTGTTATCAGCGGCTCAGGTTCTGCAGGCATGGAAGCTGCTGTTGGGTGCACTGTGGGCAGCCAGGACACTGTGGTCGCTCTGGAGAACGGCAAGTTTGGTGAGCGGTTCAAGAACATTGCAGCAAGGTATGGAAAGGTCAATGCTGTCAAGGCCGAATGGGGTCACTCTTTTGACTTGGGCGAGGTCGAGAAGAAGCTTGAGGAAGGTGCAAAAGTCCTGACCCTTGTGCACAACGAAACCTCTACAGGTATCCTGAATCCCGCAAAAGAGATTGGCAAGCTCACAAAGAAGCATGATGCGCTCTTTATCATGGATGGCATCACCTCTATTGGTGGCGATGATGTAAGGATCGATGAGTGGGGCGTGGACATTGCTGTGACCGGCTCCCAGAAATGCATAGCTGCTCCGCCGGGACTCGCCATGGTATCCGTGAGCGAGCGCGCTTTTGAGGCAATGAAGGGCATGGACCGGATGCCGTACTATCTTGATCTCAAGGCATACAAGAAGAGTGCGGACAAGGACAGCACCCAGACCCCGTACACTCCCGCAGTCTCGCTGTTCTTTGCACTTCAGGAATCCCTCCACATTGTTAAGGAAGAGGGCATGGAAGCAAGGATAAAGCGCCACATCACCGAAGGAAATGCAGTTCGTGCGGCTATGTCGGCCCTGGGTATCGAGATGTTCCCCTATCTTACCGGGGAAACCAGCTACTCCAACACGGTCTCTGCAATGAAGGCGCCACAGGGTGTCAGCGGTGACGATATCAAGAAGGATATGAAGGCCAGGGGAATCATCATCGCCGGTGGCCAGGACCAGCTCAGCGGCAAGATATTCAGGATAGGCAACATGGGCAATGTCATGCCCAAAGATGTCATGCTGACCATACAGCAGCTTGAGGTAGTTCTCAGGAAGAGAGGCGTTGTCTCTGAACTGGGAGCAGGACTGGAGGCTGCAAGCGAGGTGCTTGACACCCTCCTCTAA